A window from Candidatus Bathyarchaeota archaeon encodes these proteins:
- a CDS encoding TOBE domain-containing protein, with product MKLSARNQFRGKVVEVKKGVITAEIKVEITMPVTITSVITKESADELDLKVGDEVAAIVKSTEVMISK from the coding sequence TTGAAGCTTAGTGCACGTAATCAGTTTCGTGGAAAAGTGGTTGAAGTCAAAAAAGGCGTCATTACCGCAGAAATCAAAGTCGAAATCACCATGCCCGTAACAATAACTTCCGTGATTACTAAAGAATCCGCGGATGAATTAGACTTAAAAGTCGGCGACGAAGTGGCTGCAATCGTTAAATCTACTGAGGTTATGATTTCTAAATAA
- a CDS encoding DNA-directed RNA polymerase subunit H, with protein sequence MGAKKKNVELLPKSFPVFDIFEHALVPYHEILSEKEKNQLLGQFKVQPYQMPQIRSGDPAVKAIGAQPGDVLKITRRSTTAGEHVTYRYVVE encoded by the coding sequence TTGGGCGCAAAAAAGAAAAACGTTGAACTCTTACCAAAATCATTCCCAGTTTTCGACATCTTTGAACATGCCCTTGTTCCCTATCATGAAATTCTAAGCGAAAAAGAAAAGAATCAACTCCTCGGTCAATTCAAAGTCCAGCCCTACCAGATGCCCCAGATCCGCTCTGGCGACCCCGCAGTTAAAGCCATCGGCGCACAACCCGGCGACGTCCTCAAGATTACCCGAAGAAGCACCACGGCAGGCGAACACGTAACTTACCGTTACGTTGTAGAATAA
- a CDS encoding anaerobic ribonucleoside-triphosphate reductase activating protein, producing MKFSGLQKTSLVDYPDHVATVLFTPGCNLRCPFCHNWRIAVDPQPPFLSEGAALKILETRKKYVDSVVVTGGEPCMHKELPKFLAKLKERGFNVKLDTNGFFPDVLEECLPYVDYIAMDVKTSLEKYRQLGATDTAPLLRSIELLKNGTVAYEFRTTLVPEIVTLEDIKSIGELVKGSKVHALQQFVPDDTMDKKCQQLKPYAPEVIEEFAKTLGQFTQKVILRV from the coding sequence ATGAAGTTCAGTGGATTACAAAAAACTAGCCTAGTCGATTACCCCGACCATGTTGCAACTGTGCTGTTCACTCCAGGCTGCAATCTCCGCTGCCCCTTCTGCCACAACTGGCGCATCGCAGTGGACCCCCAGCCTCCCTTTCTTTCCGAAGGCGCAGCACTAAAAATCCTTGAGACCCGCAAAAAATACGTCGACTCCGTCGTCGTAACAGGCGGGGAACCCTGTATGCACAAGGAACTCCCCAAATTCTTGGCTAAACTCAAAGAACGCGGCTTCAACGTAAAACTCGACACCAACGGCTTCTTCCCCGACGTACTCGAAGAATGCCTGCCCTACGTAGATTACATTGCGATGGACGTGAAAACCAGCCTCGAAAAATACCGCCAACTCGGCGCTACTGACACAGCACCCCTGCTCCGTTCTATAGAGTTACTCAAAAACGGCACTGTAGCCTACGAGTTCCGCACAACTCTGGTTCCAGAAATCGTTACCCTTGAGGACATAAAGAGCATCGGCGAGTTGGTTAAAGGCTCGAAAGTTCATGCGCTTCAACAGTTCGTCCCCGATGATACGATGGATAAGAAGTGCCAACAACTCAAGCCCTACGCGCCTGAGGTTATCGAGGAATTCGCCAAAACATTAGGGCAATTCACCCAAAAAGTTATCCTAAGAGTCTAA
- a CDS encoding ribonucleoside triphosphate reductase, with the protein MKFVLKRDSKLEPFDQERITTAIYKAARAVGGKDKETAKRISDEVMAELQKTYGDDGVPTVEEIQDIVEKRLIENGHAQTAKAYILYRKQHNDMRELAALLSSSDMVDQYLELADWRVKENSNMSYSLQGLNNYLSSAVIAKYWIARIYPEDIAASHFSGDIHIHDLGVLGPYCVGWDLSDLLLSGFGGVPGKIESKPAKHFRTALGQVVNFFYTLQGEAAGAQAFSNFDTYLAPFIKYDNLSQKDVDQALQEFFFNMNVPTRVGFQTPFTNLTLDLTVPDFMKDEAILFNGKVTGDTYGSMTKEMEMFNMAFAKVMAQGDAKGRVFTFPIPTYNVTKDFDWDSPVSQAIFEVTAKYGVPYFSNFVNSDMKPEDVRSMCCRLRIDNRELRKRGGGFFGANPLTGSIGVVTLNIPRIGYLAKDEDDFYERLSTLMDTAKDSLELKRKVLESFTESGLYPYSRRYLRHVKEGHDRYWKNHFSTIGIVGVNEAVLNLLGQNISTRDGQAFAVKMLNFMRKRLADYQEETGSIYNLEATPAEGTSYRLARLDRKRYRDIVFANQKQIVSEHAEPFYTNSSQLPVDFSGDLFEALEHQETLQSLYTGGTVFHIFLGERIHSWKAAAELIKKVSWNSKLPYFTLTPTFSVCPTHGYTSGEHRNCPVCGAKSEVYSRVVGYLRPVDQWNDGKQAEFKIRNTFERSVIQNTAPLIA; encoded by the coding sequence ATGAAGTTTGTCCTAAAACGTGATAGTAAATTAGAACCATTCGATCAAGAAAGAATCACAACAGCCATTTACAAAGCCGCACGTGCTGTAGGCGGAAAAGACAAAGAAACAGCCAAACGCATAAGCGACGAAGTAATGGCTGAACTCCAAAAAACCTACGGCGACGACGGCGTACCCACAGTCGAAGAAATCCAAGACATCGTCGAAAAACGCCTCATCGAAAACGGACACGCCCAAACCGCTAAAGCCTACATCCTCTACCGCAAACAACACAACGACATGCGCGAATTAGCCGCGCTGCTTAGCTCCTCCGACATGGTGGACCAATACCTAGAGTTAGCGGACTGGCGCGTCAAAGAAAACAGCAACATGAGCTACTCCCTGCAAGGACTAAACAACTATCTTTCTTCAGCGGTTATCGCCAAATACTGGATAGCCCGCATCTACCCCGAAGACATCGCTGCGTCTCACTTCTCAGGAGACATCCACATCCACGACTTAGGCGTCTTAGGACCCTACTGCGTCGGCTGGGACCTCAGCGATTTGCTGCTATCGGGCTTCGGCGGTGTTCCTGGCAAAATCGAGAGTAAACCTGCTAAACATTTCCGCACCGCTCTAGGTCAAGTTGTCAACTTCTTCTACACCCTGCAAGGAGAAGCTGCGGGTGCACAGGCGTTTAGCAACTTTGACACTTACCTCGCTCCCTTCATAAAGTATGATAACCTATCCCAAAAAGACGTTGATCAGGCGCTTCAAGAATTCTTCTTCAACATGAACGTGCCGACCCGTGTAGGCTTCCAGACCCCGTTCACGAACCTCACCTTGGACTTAACCGTCCCTGACTTCATGAAGGATGAAGCAATCCTCTTCAACGGCAAAGTCACCGGCGACACCTATGGCAGCATGACCAAAGAGATGGAAATGTTCAACATGGCCTTCGCCAAAGTCATGGCGCAAGGCGACGCCAAAGGACGCGTCTTTACCTTCCCCATCCCAACCTACAATGTCACCAAAGACTTCGACTGGGACTCCCCCGTCTCACAAGCAATCTTTGAAGTCACCGCCAAATACGGCGTCCCCTACTTCAGCAACTTTGTCAACAGCGACATGAAACCCGAAGACGTCCGCAGCATGTGCTGTCGACTCCGAATCGACAACCGTGAACTTCGCAAACGCGGAGGCGGCTTCTTTGGCGCCAACCCCTTAACAGGCAGCATCGGCGTTGTCACCCTCAACATCCCCCGCATCGGGTACCTCGCCAAAGACGAAGATGACTTCTATGAGCGCTTAAGCACCTTAATGGATACCGCAAAAGACAGCTTAGAACTCAAACGCAAAGTGCTGGAGTCATTCACCGAGAGCGGTTTGTATCCCTACAGCCGCCGCTACTTGCGTCACGTAAAAGAAGGACATGACCGATACTGGAAGAACCACTTCTCAACCATCGGCATAGTCGGCGTCAACGAAGCCGTACTAAACCTTCTGGGACAAAACATCTCCACACGTGACGGTCAAGCTTTCGCAGTTAAGATGCTAAACTTCATGCGTAAACGCCTAGCTGACTATCAAGAAGAAACTGGCAGCATCTACAACCTCGAAGCCACCCCCGCCGAAGGCACCAGCTACCGCCTCGCACGTCTCGACCGAAAACGCTACCGCGACATAGTCTTTGCCAACCAAAAACAAATTGTCTCTGAACACGCCGAACCCTTCTACACCAACAGCTCTCAGCTCCCCGTTGATTTCTCAGGCGACCTCTTCGAAGCCCTAGAACACCAAGAGACACTCCAATCTCTCTACACAGGCGGAACCGTATTCCACATATTCTTAGGCGAACGTATCCATTCATGGAAAGCTGCTGCGGAACTCATCAAAAAAGTCAGCTGGAACTCTAAACTGCCCTACTTCACCTTGACTCCGACCTTTAGCGTCTGCCCAACTCATGGATACACCTCTGGCGAACACCGTAACTGCCCCGTCTGCGGCGCAAAAAGCGAAGTTTACAGCCGCGTAGTGGGGTACCTGCGACCTGTGGATCAATGGAACGACGGAAAACAAGCCGAATTCAAAATCCGAAACACCTTTGAGCGTTCAGTAATTCAAAACACGGCACCTCTAATTGCGTGA
- the nrdR gene encoding transcriptional regulator NrdR, translating into MRCPYCNAQESKTLETRDSPENTTRRRRECTSCGKRFTTYEYVETVELMVRKKDNSLQRFDVNKIIRGLQKACEKRPVSMTQINQLAEQVRQDLMLKGTEEVPSRDIGDAIMKRLKTVDRIAYIRFASVYKQFEEPEDFRRVLSEVKKP; encoded by the coding sequence ATGAGATGCCCCTACTGCAACGCCCAAGAATCAAAAACCCTCGAAACCCGAGACTCCCCCGAAAACACCACACGCAGACGCAGGGAATGCACAAGCTGCGGCAAACGCTTCACCACCTACGAATACGTCGAAACCGTCGAACTCATGGTCCGCAAAAAAGACAACAGCCTTCAACGCTTCGACGTCAACAAAATCATCCGCGGCCTACAGAAAGCCTGCGAAAAAAGGCCCGTCTCCATGACCCAAATCAACCAGTTAGCGGAACAAGTCCGCCAAGACCTCATGCTCAAAGGAACCGAAGAAGTCCCCTCCAGAGACATCGGCGACGCCATCATGAAACGCCTCAAAACCGTTGACCGTATCGCCTACATCCGCTTCGCTTCAGTATACAAACAGTTTGAAGAGCCTGAAGATTTCAGGCGAGTACTCTCGGAAGTGAAAAAACCATGA
- a CDS encoding cupin domain-containing protein, whose protein sequence is MNPKIIKPSILHEYLTPEHCYIAENYSCPDVSIARATVEPGVTTVPHHLKGVQEIYLIASGQGTVTVGDLKPTPVTAGDVVVIPPETSQKITNTGTVDLVFHCICTPRFTEECYVSEGE, encoded by the coding sequence ATGAATCCAAAAATCATCAAACCCAGCATCCTACATGAGTATTTAACCCCCGAACACTGCTATATAGCCGAAAACTACAGTTGCCCAGACGTATCCATCGCACGCGCCACCGTAGAACCCGGCGTCACCACTGTGCCTCACCACCTCAAAGGCGTGCAAGAAATCTACCTCATCGCCTCAGGACAAGGAACCGTAACCGTCGGAGACCTCAAACCCACACCTGTAACGGCTGGCGATGTGGTAGTTATTCCACCCGAAACTTCTCAAAAAATCACCAACACTGGCACCGTCGATTTAGTTTTTCATTGTATCTGCACGCCCCGCTTTACCGAAGAATGCTACGTAAGCGAAGGCGAATAG
- a CDS encoding 2-oxoacid:ferredoxin oxidoreductase subunit beta yields MAHKPSEYKTDVYADWCPGCGDFGILTALEMALAELALEPHNVVVVSGVGNSSKTPHFIKANGVHTLHGRMLPFAMGIKVANPHLEVIGVGGDGDGLGIGAGHFVNAGRRNIDMTYLLYNNGVYGLTKGQASPTLQLGLKTKSLPQPNINAAINPVALAVIAGYTFVARAYAFDVMHLKDTIKQAIQHKGLAFVECLQPCPTYNDINTKAWYAGEDRKDSEGKSQSRLYKLADTGFDPLVKDESEVLQKKLAAITKAQEGPDKIPIGIFYQNPLEATFEDRFTHRIPFYPQNPPAKQQLKDQNGTSTVDLSPFMDDLKTS; encoded by the coding sequence ATGGCGCATAAACCTTCCGAATACAAAACCGATGTCTACGCCGATTGGTGCCCCGGCTGCGGCGACTTCGGCATCCTCACAGCACTCGAGATGGCCCTAGCAGAGTTAGCGCTCGAACCCCACAACGTAGTGGTCGTCTCCGGCGTAGGGAACTCCTCAAAAACTCCACATTTCATAAAAGCCAACGGCGTCCACACCCTACATGGACGAATGCTTCCCTTCGCGATGGGCATCAAAGTCGCTAACCCCCACCTTGAAGTCATAGGCGTAGGAGGCGACGGAGACGGACTAGGCATTGGCGCAGGGCACTTCGTAAACGCGGGAAGACGCAACATCGACATGACCTATTTGCTCTATAACAACGGCGTCTACGGCTTAACTAAGGGACAAGCTTCCCCAACGCTTCAACTGGGCTTAAAAACTAAGAGTCTGCCTCAACCCAACATTAACGCCGCCATCAACCCCGTTGCTTTGGCTGTGATTGCAGGTTACACTTTTGTTGCTCGCGCCTACGCTTTTGATGTTATGCACCTCAAAGACACCATAAAACAGGCCATTCAACATAAGGGGTTGGCGTTTGTTGAGTGTCTGCAGCCCTGTCCCACTTACAATGATATTAACACGAAGGCTTGGTACGCGGGTGAAGACCGCAAAGACTCCGAGGGCAAATCGCAGTCGCGCCTCTATAAACTCGCTGACACAGGCTTTGACCCTCTGGTAAAGGACGAGTCTGAGGTGCTCCAAAAGAAACTCGCTGCCATCACCAAAGCTCAAGAAGGCCCCGACAAAATTCCCATAGGCATATTCTATCAGAACCCGCTTGAAGCTACCTTCGAGGACCGATTCACACACCGTATACCCTTCTACCCCCAAAATCCCCCTGCAAAACAGCAGCTAAAAGACCAAAACGGCACATCCACAGTGGATTTAAGCCCTTTTATGGATGACCTTAAAACAAGTTGA
- a CDS encoding 2-oxoacid:ferredoxin oxidoreductase subunit alpha, translated as MAIESINWMAGGPQGSGVDTASTIFGRACGYGGLYVYGRREYHSNIKTMHSYFHQRVSKTPTLANISDVDLLAAFDAETVVRHIGDVVSEGGVIVDSRDLDVNVLAGIATFSEEYKTHVREFMQLNGIGETISDFLTYAKKQNINVYPVPYTNLLKDIGEKLHIEKLSTLQKMINVLTIGVSFALLKYDRKLVEDAIRATFHEKIAEMNIVAVNQAYTYAEQNFDVNNFKYKLEKQPITEPRIFLSGNQAVAMGKVLGGCRVQCYYPITPASDESEYLEAHEILKTRNNTQEAIIVLQTEDELAAINSASGACLTGARAATSTSGPGFSLMAEGLGWAGNNEVPVVVTLYQRGGPATGQPTHHSQQDLRFAMHAAHGEFARILLASGDIEECFFDAAEVFNLAERYQVPVVHLIDKGTANASQTYPEFDYRKVTIDRGKIVTEKDLEGKQYKRFQFIENGVSPRAFLGTKNAVQWYTGDEHNEMGNINEEPFIRRKMMDKRLNKLALIDKEVPLDLKVKVFGDPHAENIIVSWGAPKGAIIEAINQLKTEGYSLGFIQVRMIHPLPSAYLKEALRNKKRVIDIEDNWTAQLGGVITEQTCIKPSHYILKYTGRPMTTTEVYDALKNILENKAEERQVLTHGA; from the coding sequence ATGGCAATTGAAAGCATAAACTGGATGGCCGGTGGACCACAAGGAAGCGGCGTTGACACAGCTTCCACCATATTTGGCAGAGCCTGCGGATACGGCGGATTATACGTCTATGGACGCAGAGAATACCACTCCAACATCAAAACCATGCACAGCTACTTCCATCAACGTGTCTCCAAAACCCCCACATTAGCTAACATAAGCGATGTGGATTTGTTGGCGGCGTTTGACGCAGAGACCGTTGTGCGACACATCGGCGACGTTGTGAGTGAAGGCGGCGTAATCGTTGATTCACGCGACTTAGATGTCAACGTTTTAGCTGGTATTGCTACTTTTAGCGAAGAATACAAAACCCATGTCCGAGAGTTTATGCAGCTCAATGGTATCGGCGAAACGATTAGCGACTTCTTAACTTATGCAAAGAAACAAAACATCAACGTCTATCCTGTTCCCTACACTAACTTGCTAAAAGACATAGGCGAGAAACTCCACATAGAAAAACTCAGCACGCTACAAAAAATGATTAATGTCTTAACCATCGGCGTATCTTTTGCGTTACTAAAGTATGACCGAAAACTCGTCGAAGACGCCATACGCGCCACCTTCCACGAGAAAATCGCCGAAATGAACATCGTAGCAGTAAACCAAGCCTACACCTACGCGGAACAGAACTTCGACGTAAACAACTTCAAATACAAACTTGAAAAACAGCCCATCACGGAGCCCCGTATCTTTTTATCGGGAAACCAAGCCGTCGCGATGGGCAAAGTTCTTGGCGGCTGCAGAGTCCAATGCTACTACCCCATAACGCCCGCATCGGACGAAAGCGAATATTTAGAAGCCCACGAAATCCTCAAAACCCGCAACAACACCCAAGAAGCCATCATCGTGCTACAGACAGAGGACGAGTTAGCAGCTATAAATTCAGCTTCAGGCGCATGTTTAACAGGCGCGCGGGCGGCGACCAGCACTTCAGGTCCCGGTTTTTCTTTGATGGCTGAAGGCTTAGGTTGGGCAGGTAACAACGAAGTCCCCGTAGTAGTCACCCTTTATCAGCGGGGTGGACCAGCTACAGGGCAGCCCACACATCACAGTCAACAGGACCTCCGTTTTGCGATGCATGCGGCACACGGCGAATTTGCCCGAATATTGCTTGCCTCTGGTGATATAGAGGAATGTTTCTTTGATGCGGCAGAAGTTTTCAATTTAGCTGAAAGATATCAAGTGCCCGTTGTTCACTTAATAGATAAAGGCACAGCTAACGCTTCACAAACTTACCCTGAGTTCGATTACCGCAAAGTAACCATAGACCGCGGCAAAATAGTCACAGAAAAAGACCTTGAAGGCAAACAGTACAAACGTTTTCAATTCATCGAAAACGGTGTTTCTCCCAGAGCGTTTCTGGGGACAAAAAACGCGGTTCAATGGTACACCGGTGACGAACACAACGAGATGGGCAACATTAACGAGGAGCCGTTCATACGCCGAAAAATGATGGATAAACGTCTCAACAAGCTGGCGTTAATCGATAAGGAAGTGCCGCTGGATTTGAAAGTAAAAGTGTTCGGCGACCCCCACGCGGAAAACATCATCGTCAGCTGGGGTGCACCCAAAGGCGCCATCATCGAAGCCATCAATCAACTCAAAACTGAAGGCTACAGCTTAGGTTTCATACAGGTTCGGATGATTCATCCGCTTCCCTCTGCCTACCTAAAAGAAGCCCTCCGAAACAAAAAACGCGTCATCGACATCGAAGACAACTGGACCGCGCAACTCGGTGGCGTCATAACGGAACAAACCTGCATAAAACCCAGCCACTACATCCTCAAATACACGGGACGACCCATGACCACAACCGAAGTCTACGATGCGCTCAAAAACATTCTAGAAAACAAGGCAGAAGAACGACAAGTGCTTACCCACGGGGCTTAA